One region of Polaribacter pectinis genomic DNA includes:
- a CDS encoding LytR/AlgR family response regulator transcription factor, with protein sequence MKKDKLYFLTFLSIAIIFLLIASIATQYFIKVSANQLIEVQVESSKREANEIASLIDFQLFSGVSKEEVVVNIQKIIKNSNTDSWFISVFNWSGKEVCHPDITKVGQPVNSNQTLLSSLKENNNSDDLYDLLVNRKSISGAKMVSEIIHISPIKKSDLIVAANANIKSITAQMDTLKTNFYLIFSIMGVVVILLSFLAVRVIGSAYEKQLELKNSTLTTEVVNLSKLNTDLVSYREKVVEVSNDAIVEETLEKSKKRILTYIRNELVPIPIKDIAYVYTENTITYVVCFDGKKSTTNASLDDMYTNLDTTLFFRANRQFIISIAAIDKIIKYGKSQLKILLQSKTSEEIIISKNKAAEFKQWLNI encoded by the coding sequence ATGAAAAAGGACAAACTTTATTTTTTAACATTTTTATCTATTGCAATTATTTTTCTTTTAATTGCTTCAATTGCTACACAATATTTTATAAAAGTAAGTGCCAATCAGTTAATAGAAGTTCAAGTAGAATCTAGTAAAAGAGAAGCAAACGAGATTGCTAGCTTAATTGATTTTCAATTATTTTCTGGTGTTTCTAAAGAAGAAGTTGTTGTTAATATTCAAAAAATAATAAAAAATTCTAATACAGATAGTTGGTTTATTAGTGTTTTTAACTGGAGCGGGAAAGAGGTTTGTCACCCAGATATTACCAAAGTTGGTCAACCTGTAAACTCTAATCAAACTTTATTATCATCATTAAAAGAGAATAATAATTCTGATGATTTATATGATTTATTAGTAAATAGAAAAAGTATTTCTGGAGCAAAAATGGTATCAGAAATTATACATATATCACCTATAAAAAAGTCAGACTTAATTGTTGCTGCCAATGCAAATATTAAAAGTATTACTGCACAAATGGATACTTTAAAAACAAACTTCTATTTAATCTTTTCTATTATGGGAGTTGTAGTAATTTTATTATCATTTTTAGCTGTAAGAGTTATTGGAAGCGCTTATGAAAAACAATTAGAATTAAAGAATTCAACTTTAACAACTGAAGTGGTTAACTTATCTAAATTAAATACAGACTTAGTTTCTTACAGAGAAAAGGTGGTAGAAGTTTCTAATGATGCAATTGTAGAAGAAACTTTAGAAAAAAGCAAAAAAAGAATTCTAACATATATAAGAAATGAGTTGGTACCAATACCAATTAAAGACATTGCATATGTTTATACCGAAAATACAATTACCTACGTTGTTTGTTTCGATGGAAAAAAATCTACTACCAATGCTAGTTTAGATGATATGTATACAAACCTAGACACAACTTTATTTTTTAGAGCCAACAGACAATTTATAATTAGTATTGCTGCTATAGATAAAATTATAAAATATGGAAAAAGTCAACTTAAAATATTGTTGCAATCTAAAACTTCCGAAGAAATAATTATAAGTAAAAATAAAGCAGCTGAATTTAAACAATGGCTAAATATTTAA
- a CDS encoding YceI family protein — MNKILSLLLLITFLTNFNVKENQFIARQGQISFFSYTSVENIEAKNNQVLSILDVDKQEIAISMLMRAFVFKKDLMYEHFNESYIESDIHPKANFIGKIIDFNASEKTQTKIVRGKLTIHGITKEIDIKTTIENSNGTYALSGDFNLLVKDFDIKIPPILSSNIAKSISVNFSFQYQSYEE, encoded by the coding sequence ATGAATAAGATTTTGTCTTTATTATTATTAATTACTTTTTTAACTAATTTTAATGTTAAGGAAAATCAGTTTATTGCACGTCAAGGTCAAATTTCTTTTTTCTCTTACACTTCTGTAGAAAATATAGAAGCAAAAAACAATCAAGTTTTAAGTATTTTAGATGTTGATAAACAAGAAATTGCTATTAGCATGTTAATGCGTGCTTTTGTCTTTAAAAAAGATTTAATGTACGAGCATTTTAACGAAAGTTATATTGAATCTGATATTCATCCTAAAGCAAATTTTATAGGTAAAATAATAGATTTTAATGCTTCAGAAAAAACTCAAACTAAAATTGTTAGAGGTAAACTTACAATTCATGGAATTACAAAAGAAATAGATATAAAAACAACCATAGAAAATAGTAATGGAACGTATGCTTTATCTGGAGATTTTAATCTTTTAGTAAAAGATTTCGATATTAAAATTCCACCTATTCTTTCAAGTAATATCGCCAAAAGCATTTCTGTTAATTTTAGTTTTCAATACCAGTCTTATGAAGAATAA
- a CDS encoding OB-fold protein translates to MKKKNTPFYILIFLLLIVNGYYYVMPIFKNSNSNLEKVAYDIAINSDDLVNSYLSNEEKSNQLYAGKVIEVFGFVKEVTFLNNRNTVILFSKNNTSGVICDVNISQIDKVKNLQKHQKIKVKGICKGFLKDVVLLNCYIEIYE, encoded by the coding sequence ATGAAGAAAAAAAACACTCCTTTTTACATTCTTATCTTCCTACTACTTATTGTTAATGGATATTATTATGTAATGCCAATTTTTAAAAATTCTAACTCAAATTTAGAAAAGGTGGCATATGATATTGCTATAAATTCTGATGATTTGGTAAATTCTTACCTTTCTAATGAAGAAAAATCTAACCAACTCTATGCAGGTAAAGTTATTGAGGTTTTTGGGTTTGTAAAAGAAGTTACTTTTTTAAACAATAGAAATACCGTAATTTTGTTCTCTAAAAATAATACTTCTGGTGTTATTTGCGATGTAAACATAAGTCAAATAGATAAAGTAAAAAATCTACAGAAGCATCAAAAAATAAAAGTAAAGGGTATTTGTAAGGGATTCTTAAAAGATGTTGTACTTTTAAATTGTTACATAGAAATTTATGAATAA
- a CDS encoding DUF4369 domain-containing protein, whose product MKKIIAVIAFSILVIACSSKKEGNMVVNGTIKGLKKGTLYLQKMQDTVLVSVDSIALLGSDKFTLTDNVDSPILYFLTFDGNTTNKRILFFGEKGTITINDKVDQFGFAPEISGSKNQEVLDNYNIVRSKFQNERLEFIKKDFEAKKANDAALIAQLEKDYKNLTKRRILYTTNFAINNSDFEAAPYIGLTDMYDASLKMLDTVNNSLSERVKNSVYGKRFQEYVSNIKKSEKK is encoded by the coding sequence ATGAAGAAAATTATCGCTGTAATAGCATTTTCGATATTAGTAATTGCTTGTTCTTCTAAAAAAGAAGGAAACATGGTTGTAAATGGTACAATCAAAGGATTAAAAAAAGGAACATTATACCTTCAGAAAATGCAAGATACTGTTTTAGTTTCTGTAGATTCTATTGCTTTATTAGGTAGTGATAAATTCACTTTAACTGATAATGTAGATTCACCAATTTTGTATTTTTTAACTTTTGATGGAAATACTACTAATAAAAGAATTCTCTTTTTTGGTGAAAAAGGAACCATAACAATTAATGATAAAGTAGATCAATTTGGGTTTGCTCCAGAAATTTCTGGTTCTAAAAATCAAGAAGTTTTAGATAATTATAATATAGTAAGAAGCAAATTTCAAAACGAACGTTTGGAGTTTATTAAAAAGGATTTTGAAGCAAAAAAAGCGAATGATGCAGCTTTAATTGCACAATTAGAAAAAGATTACAAAAACTTAACAAAGCGTAGAATTCTTTATACTACCAACTTTGCTATTAATAATTCAGATTTTGAAGCTGCTCCTTATATAGGTTTAACAGACATGTATGATGCAAGTCTTAAAATGTTAGATACCGTAAACAATTCGTTGTCTGAAAGGGTTAAAAACTCTGTATACGGAAAACGCTTTCAAGAGTATGTTTCTAATATTAAAAAAAGCGAGAAAAAATAG
- a CDS encoding thioesterase family protein, with product MFQRIYKVNGEDVNDFMVMQNAAYLNYSSKLVETFLFVNGFTKLKMNALKVGLQKNNDQIKQYKQLLFTEIFSVKLEFKNLGFCQHKMNIAIHFFNEKEELCATVIREVYWFDYTSWQTISPPKTIAKYFLQDKEFGKVG from the coding sequence ATGTTTCAAAGAATTTATAAAGTAAATGGTGAAGATGTAAATGATTTTATGGTGATGCAAAATGCAGCATATTTAAATTATTCTTCTAAATTAGTAGAAACATTTTTGTTTGTAAACGGATTTACAAAGCTAAAAATGAATGCCTTAAAGGTTGGTTTGCAGAAAAATAATGATCAGATAAAACAATACAAGCAACTCTTATTTACAGAAATTTTTTCTGTAAAATTAGAATTTAAAAATCTTGGCTTTTGCCAGCATAAAATGAACATTGCTATTCATTTTTTTAATGAAAAAGAAGAATTATGCGCAACTGTTATTAGAGAAGTTTATTGGTTCGATTATACTTCTTGGCAAACTATTTCTCCACCAAAAACAATTGCTAAATATTTTTTACAAGATAAAGAATTTGGAAAAGTAGGATAA
- a CDS encoding glycosyltransferase yields the protein MKIYIDASCDILYSSFYIKGIEDVWGKSKVFFKNKPFSKFSFNNHYFAFIIKDKGNESRIIIDFADSSKIDEKALKWADFYCKINIDYEIDYNSDKIISIGPSFGIKIYSLQKTIFLAISNFIKSKKRIHNKRSFFSNYKAQLKRPKITDYFPYLEKENYIYFVGSLWKKELKTNNFRANFIRACLASKASFEGGFAPRTRNDIPGYEDITMEARDDMKNFVLKTKKSISVFNTPAVQDCHGWKLGEFLCFGKAIISTPLSRKLPAALIDKKHLLFTDGSQKDMETKLELLITDKKLRNSLKENARNYFEEELSPEKIIKKIKDLHQHRFK from the coding sequence ATGAAAATTTACATTGATGCTTCTTGCGATATTTTATATTCCTCATTTTATATAAAAGGAATTGAAGATGTTTGGGGTAAAAGCAAAGTGTTTTTCAAAAACAAGCCATTTTCTAAATTTTCATTTAACAATCATTATTTTGCATTTATTATAAAAGACAAAGGAAATGAAAGCAGAATAATAATTGATTTTGCAGACAGTTCTAAAATTGATGAAAAAGCTTTGAAATGGGCGGACTTTTATTGTAAAATAAATATTGATTATGAAATTGATTATAATTCTGATAAAATTATTTCTATTGGACCTAGTTTTGGAATTAAAATTTACTCATTACAAAAAACTATATTCCTTGCAATAAGCAACTTTATAAAATCAAAAAAGAGAATACATAATAAAAGATCCTTTTTCTCAAATTACAAAGCACAATTAAAAAGACCAAAAATTACAGATTATTTTCCATATTTAGAAAAAGAGAATTACATCTATTTTGTTGGTTCATTATGGAAAAAAGAGCTTAAAACAAATAACTTTAGAGCCAATTTTATAAGAGCTTGTTTAGCAAGTAAAGCTTCTTTTGAAGGTGGTTTTGCTCCAAGAACAAGAAACGATATTCCAGGTTATGAAGATATAACTATGGAAGCTAGAGATGATATGAAAAATTTTGTTCTTAAAACAAAAAAATCTATTTCAGTTTTTAATACACCAGCCGTTCAAGATTGTCATGGATGGAAATTGGGTGAATTTTTATGTTTTGGAAAAGCAATAATTTCTACACCTTTATCTAGAAAACTGCCTGCAGCATTAATAGACAAAAAGCATCTTTTATTTACTGATGGTTCTCAAAAAGATATGGAAACTAAATTAGAATTACTTATAACTGATAAGAAATTAAGAAATTCACTGAAAGAAAACGCTAGAAATTATTTTGAAGAAGAACTATCTCCAGAAAAAATAATAAAAAAAATAAAAGATTTACACCAACATCGTTTTAAATAA
- a CDS encoding DUF819 family protein, with protein sequence MEPIFTNDAIVFGILMISLGFVFYTESITTGFWPKFYKIVPGLFMAYFIPAIFTTVGVISPEWESANTAGEIVKGKSQLYFIASRFLLPASLVLMTLSIDLKAIFNLGSKALIMFFTGTVGIIIGGPIAILLISIFSPETVGGADFDAVWRGLSTLAGSWIGGGANQTAMLEIYQYNPAKYGGMVIVDIVVANIWMAILLIGIGKKDKINKWLKADTSAIEELKEKVINFTQKVKRNPSLTDLMIMLAIAFGTVGFGHFASKYLSQFFADVVASMSSQTWRNIFSFLGSSFFWLISISTIVAIILSFTKAKNYEGAGASKLGSVFIYILVATIGMKMDLNQAFENPGLIVIGLVWMSIHAGLLILIAKLIRAPYFFLAVGSQANVGGAASAPIVAQAFHPSLATVGVLLAVFGYAIGTVGAILCTILMELASKV encoded by the coding sequence ATGGAACCAATTTTTACAAACGATGCCATTGTTTTTGGTATTTTAATGATCTCTTTAGGATTTGTTTTTTATACAGAAAGTATAACTACAGGTTTTTGGCCAAAATTCTACAAAATTGTTCCAGGTTTATTTATGGCCTATTTTATTCCTGCAATTTTTACAACAGTTGGTGTTATTTCTCCTGAATGGGAAAGCGCAAATACTGCTGGTGAAATTGTAAAAGGAAAATCTCAACTATACTTTATTGCAAGTCGTTTTCTTTTACCTGCATCGTTGGTTTTAATGACGTTAAGTATAGATTTAAAAGCAATTTTTAATTTAGGCTCTAAAGCATTAATTATGTTTTTTACAGGAACTGTTGGTATTATAATTGGCGGACCAATAGCCATTTTATTAATCTCTATCTTTTCTCCAGAAACAGTTGGTGGCGCAGATTTTGATGCTGTTTGGAGAGGACTTTCTACATTAGCAGGAAGTTGGATTGGTGGTGGAGCCAACCAAACTGCAATGCTAGAAATTTATCAATACAATCCTGCAAAATATGGAGGAATGGTAATTGTGGATATTGTTGTTGCCAATATTTGGATGGCAATTTTATTAATAGGAATTGGCAAAAAAGATAAAATAAACAAATGGTTAAAAGCAGATACTTCTGCCATAGAAGAACTAAAAGAAAAGGTCATTAACTTTACACAAAAAGTTAAAAGAAATCCATCTTTAACAGATTTAATGATTATGCTAGCAATTGCTTTTGGAACTGTTGGTTTTGGGCACTTTGCTTCAAAGTATTTAAGTCAGTTTTTTGCAGATGTTGTAGCTTCCATGTCATCGCAAACATGGCGAAATATCTTTTCTTTTTTAGGTTCTAGTTTCTTTTGGCTAATTAGCATATCTACAATTGTAGCAATTATTTTATCATTTACAAAAGCAAAGAATTACGAAGGTGCTGGGGCAAGTAAATTAGGTAGTGTTTTTATTTACATTTTGGTTGCCACAATTGGTATGAAAATGGATTTAAACCAAGCTTTCGAAAACCCAGGATTAATTGTTATTGGTTTAGTTTGGATGAGTATTCATGCAGGTTTACTAATTTTAATAGCAAAATTAATTAGAGCTCCTTATTTCTTTTTAGCAGTTGGGAGTCAAGCAAATGTTGGTGGCGCTGCTTCTGCCCCAATTGTTGCGCAAGCATTTCATCCATCATTAGCAACTGTTGGAGTTCTATTGGCTGTTTTTGGGTATGCAATTGGTACAGTTGGTGCAATATTATGTACAATTTTAATGGAATTAGCTTCTAAGGTTTAA
- a CDS encoding DUF5777 family beta-barrel protein encodes MKNKRTYPFLILVFTLFISSINAQDLLDKLDNEFPDKPVYEIATFKTTRIALGHSIETRKKGALEISMYNRFWDTPTPTSQSFLADEVSIRYGLSYSISNNLTLGLGYTDFDKISDGYLKYKLFKQQKNVKKRPVSVTLIQGISHRKITDDNSTMYSTSSSKYAFTSQVLIARKFNSNLSFQISPTFIHRASNSIDKDINNHFAIGFSGRHKIGGHTSIVSEYYYVANPTKSTDTYNAFTVGINWEVSDLMLQFHVTNARNFAEDTFITQTRNNFNFKDPNFHFGFNATFILHTSKNKLK; translated from the coding sequence ATGAAGAATAAAAGAACATATCCATTTCTCATTTTGGTCTTTACATTATTTATTTCTTCTATAAATGCACAAGATTTATTAGACAAATTAGATAACGAATTTCCAGATAAACCAGTATATGAAATCGCTACTTTTAAAACTACCAGAATTGCATTAGGTCATTCTATAGAAACTCGAAAAAAAGGAGCTTTAGAAATTTCTATGTATAATAGATTTTGGGATACACCAACTCCAACTTCACAAAGTTTTTTAGCAGATGAAGTAAGTATTCGTTATGGATTAAGCTACTCTATTTCAAATAACTTAACATTAGGATTGGGTTACACTGATTTCGATAAAATTTCTGATGGTTATTTAAAATACAAACTATTTAAACAACAAAAGAATGTTAAAAAAAGACCTGTAAGTGTCACCTTAATTCAAGGTATTTCACATAGAAAGATTACTGATGATAATTCAACTATGTACTCAACTTCTTCGAGTAAATATGCCTTTACTAGTCAAGTTTTAATTGCTAGAAAGTTCAATTCGAATTTATCTTTTCAAATTTCTCCTACTTTTATTCATAGAGCATCAAATTCTATTGATAAGGATATTAACAATCATTTTGCAATTGGTTTTAGCGGAAGACATAAAATCGGTGGTCATACTTCTATAGTTTCTGAATATTATTATGTGGCTAATCCAACAAAATCAACAGATACCTATAATGCATTTACAGTTGGTATAAATTGGGAGGTTAGTGATTTAATGTTACAGTTTCACGTTACAAATGCTCGTAATTTTGCCGAAGACACTTTTATAACTCAAACCAGAAATAATTTTAACTTTAAAGATCCAAATTTTCATTTTGGTTTTAACGCAACTTTTATTTTACATACAAGTAAGAATAAATTGAAGTAA
- a CDS encoding DUF5777 family beta-barrel protein produces the protein MKKIFLTIFLIIVNLQVNAQDDLLDLLDSETPKTENIVSATFKGTRIVNGHSIENRKKKELEFIIAHRFGAINTGFEELFGLDISNIRFSFEYGLTDNLTAGLSRASVEKTYEGFLKYSLVKQKTGANSFPFAISLFGSIAAKSQKAIPGFERSFAESLFYTAQVLIAKKLNSSVSFQLTPTYIHRNLTAIDADPHDIFAIGIGTRVKLSKRVSLNAEYFPQFDKLKSIDARNSLAFGIDIETGGHVFQIILANSRRMLEKAFITETTGNFFGGDIHLGFNLSRTF, from the coding sequence ATGAAAAAAATATTCCTGACCATTTTTTTAATAATTGTTAATTTACAAGTTAACGCGCAAGATGATTTGTTAGACCTTTTAGATAGTGAAACACCAAAGACAGAAAATATTGTTTCTGCTACTTTTAAAGGAACAAGAATAGTAAATGGACATTCTATAGAAAATAGAAAAAAGAAAGAATTAGAATTTATTATTGCACATAGATTTGGCGCAATAAATACAGGGTTTGAAGAATTATTTGGTTTAGATATTTCTAATATTCGTTTTTCTTTTGAATATGGTTTAACAGATAATTTAACAGCAGGTTTAAGTAGAGCAAGTGTAGAAAAAACGTATGAAGGTTTTTTAAAATACAGTCTTGTAAAACAAAAAACAGGAGCTAATTCTTTTCCTTTTGCAATTTCTCTTTTTGGAAGTATTGCAGCAAAAAGCCAAAAAGCTATACCAGGATTTGAAAGGTCTTTTGCAGAAAGTTTATTTTATACAGCACAAGTTTTAATTGCTAAAAAACTAAACTCATCTGTATCTTTTCAACTAACACCAACGTATATTCATAGAAATTTAACAGCTATAGATGCAGATCCTCATGATATTTTTGCAATAGGTATAGGAACTAGAGTAAAATTGAGTAAAAGGGTTTCTTTAAATGCAGAATACTTTCCTCAATTCGATAAGTTAAAATCTATAGACGCAAGAAATTCATTGGCATTTGGTATAGACATAGAAACGGGAGGTCATGTTTTTCAAATTATTTTAGCAAATTCTAGACGTATGTTAGAAAAAGCTTTTATTACAGAAACTACAGGTAATTTCTTTGGCGGTGATATTCATTTAGGATTTAATTTGTCAAGAACTTTTTAA
- a CDS encoding DUF2490 domain-containing protein: MKKLGFLLCFAICSYSIQAQKSAEYQLGTWYMYNGSHKLSEKYSLKTMAHFRYFELASEFQQEIYRLGINYAFNPKTNLTLGVSYSTGDLAYDTSSIDLYESRFYEDLNLKSIWGKFNARHRFRLEQRFIHKNITVDQFQNWLRYDLNVSYPLSNNWSVYAFNEIFLNLNRSKTFAQNWTGAGFIYKLNKNIKLKTGYFQIKLPNTVLKRLQLGVILNTDFTKKTK, translated from the coding sequence ATGAAAAAATTAGGATTTCTTTTATGTTTTGCAATTTGCAGCTATAGCATTCAAGCTCAAAAATCTGCTGAATACCAATTAGGTACTTGGTATATGTATAATGGTTCTCATAAACTATCAGAAAAATATTCACTTAAAACCATGGCACATTTCAGGTATTTTGAATTGGCTAGTGAGTTTCAACAAGAAATCTATAGACTTGGTATTAATTATGCATTTAACCCTAAAACAAATTTAACACTAGGTGTTAGTTATTCAACTGGAGATCTAGCTTATGACACTTCTTCTATTGATTTATATGAATCTCGTTTTTATGAAGATTTAAATTTAAAATCTATTTGGGGGAAATTTAATGCAAGACACAGATTTAGATTAGAGCAACGTTTTATACATAAAAATATAACAGTAGACCAGTTTCAAAACTGGTTACGTTATGATTTGAATGTAAGTTATCCTCTTTCTAACAATTGGAGCGTTTATGCTTTTAATGAAATATTTTTAAATCTAAACAGATCTAAAACATTTGCACAAAATTGGACAGGTGCAGGATTTATTTATAAGTTAAATAAAAACATCAAATTAAAAACAGGATACTTTCAAATAAAACTACCTAACACTGTTCTAAAAAGACTACAGTTAGGAGTTATTTTAAATACAGACTTTACAAAAAAAACCAAATAA
- a CDS encoding OB-fold protein, with translation MNKKNIIIAILVLGIIGLFVAYKIYNKPHVNVSKAKSDITLTADTIINDFSSDENVANSKYLEKIIEVKGAISEVKNEKGKGIVTLKTNDDFGSVICHLSADATKNISSLKEGQTITLKGICTGYLMDVILVKCELIN, from the coding sequence ATGAATAAAAAAAATATAATTATAGCAATTCTAGTTTTAGGAATCATTGGTCTATTTGTAGCTTATAAAATTTATAACAAACCACATGTAAATGTTTCTAAAGCAAAATCCGACATAACGTTAACTGCAGATACAATTATTAATGATTTTTCTTCGGATGAAAATGTTGCAAACTCAAAATATTTAGAAAAGATAATAGAAGTAAAAGGAGCCATTTCTGAAGTAAAAAATGAAAAAGGAAAAGGAATTGTAACTTTAAAAACAAATGATGATTTTGGGAGTGTAATTTGCCACTTATCAGCAGATGCAACTAAAAATATAAGCTCATTAAAAGAAGGACAAACCATAACATTAAAAGGAATTTGTACTGGATATTTAATGGATGTTATTCTTGTTAAATGCGAGTTAATCAACTAA
- a CDS encoding DUF4870 domain-containing protein, with amino-acid sequence MKNNKENTNAFLIHISAFAGFIFPFGNIITPLIAWQTLKDRSAFLDEQGKEAVNFNISYSLYVFILTIFVGSFFIGNFFRGFNNFNDFNHFNIDFNTDNFFGFLGLGSLAGLVYLIGMALVIIAALKAKEGENYKYPFTIKFIK; translated from the coding sequence ATGAAAAATAACAAAGAAAACACCAACGCATTTTTAATTCATATTTCAGCATTTGCTGGTTTTATATTTCCTTTTGGTAATATAATTACACCATTAATAGCTTGGCAAACATTAAAGGACAGAAGTGCTTTTTTAGATGAACAAGGTAAAGAAGCAGTAAACTTTAATATTAGTTATTCACTATATGTGTTTATACTAACCATTTTTGTAGGTTCTTTCTTTATCGGAAACTTCTTTAGAGGTTTTAATAATTTCAACGACTTTAACCATTTTAATATAGACTTTAATACAGACAACTTTTTTGGTTTTCTAGGTTTAGGCTCACTTGCAGGTTTGGTCTATTTAATAGGAATGGCTTTAGTAATAATTGCCGCTTTAAAAGCAAAAGAAGGAGAAAATTATAAATATCCTTTTACAATAAAATTTATAAAATAA
- a CDS encoding YceI family protein, whose amino-acid sequence MKIIYTLLFCFLFVSITNSQERFLTKNGAITFFSAAAMEDIKADNNQVLSIIDASSGKMAISILMKSFMFEKALMQEHFNENYVESDKFPKATFKGDIVNFESIKDTDTKVTVKGTMTIHGISKEIIIDATMNRTDKQITAIGEFYLAVADFNIEIPAVVSDNIAKKIKVNFEFNHKPYKK is encoded by the coding sequence ATGAAAATTATTTATACACTATTATTCTGCTTCTTATTTGTAAGTATTACAAATTCTCAAGAACGCTTTTTAACTAAAAACGGAGCCATAACTTTTTTCTCTGCGGCTGCAATGGAAGATATTAAAGCAGACAATAACCAAGTTTTAAGTATTATAGATGCTTCTTCAGGTAAAATGGCGATTTCTATTTTAATGAAATCATTTATGTTTGAAAAAGCCTTGATGCAAGAACACTTTAATGAGAATTATGTAGAGTCAGATAAATTTCCAAAAGCCACTTTTAAAGGTGACATTGTAAATTTTGAAAGTATAAAAGACACAGATACAAAAGTAACCGTTAAAGGAACAATGACTATTCATGGAATATCTAAGGAAATTATTATTGATGCAACTATGAATAGAACAGATAAACAAATTACCGCCATTGGTGAGTTTTATTTAGCAGTAGCCGATTTTAACATTGAAATTCCTGCAGTAGTTTCAGATAATATTGCAAAAAAAATAAAAGTTAATTTCGAATTTAATCATAAACCATACAAGAAATAA
- a CDS encoding DUF4442 domain-containing protein produces MKMTPRKVNLFNFLKLPLAYLGGVRVRTITDTEVVVSIKHRWMNQNPFNSMFWAAQGMAAEMPTGVLVMQAIAQSKRNVSMLVTHQEAQFFKKATGRILFTCKSGNEIREAIQESIKTGEGQVIVLTSEGKNKDGVVVSKFQFHWSLRVKN; encoded by the coding sequence ATGAAAATGACTCCAAGAAAAGTGAACCTTTTTAACTTTTTAAAACTACCATTAGCATATTTAGGAGGTGTAAGAGTAAGAACAATTACAGATACAGAAGTTGTTGTTTCTATAAAACACAGATGGATGAATCAAAATCCGTTTAATAGTATGTTTTGGGCTGCACAAGGAATGGCAGCAGAAATGCCAACAGGAGTTTTGGTAATGCAAGCAATTGCACAATCTAAACGAAATGTGTCTATGTTGGTTACGCATCAAGAAGCACAATTTTTTAAAAAAGCTACAGGTAGAATTTTATTTACTTGTAAAAGTGGTAATGAAATAAGAGAAGCAATACAAGAATCTATTAAAACAGGAGAAGGACAAGTTATAGTGTTAACTTCCGAAGGAAAAAATAAAGATGGAGTAGTGGTTTCTAAATTCCAGTTTCATTGGAGTTTAAGAGTGAAGAATTAA
- a CDS encoding c-type cytochrome, translating to MNYKVKFQATLFLLILGMFSISCISNVEEQLEDPDINVEVSFKSSVKPIIDARCTSCHSPSGGTFPNLTNYDEVKAKAERVKIRVDNREMPQGSTLSDAQIKTIVDWVNEGALDN from the coding sequence ATGAATTACAAAGTAAAATTTCAAGCAACATTATTTTTACTCATATTGGGTATGTTTTCTATCTCCTGTATTTCTAATGTTGAAGAACAATTAGAGGATCCAGATATAAATGTAGAAGTATCTTTTAAAAGTTCAGTAAAACCAATTATAGATGCTAGGTGCACTTCTTGTCATTCGCCAAGTGGTGGTACTTTTCCGAATCTAACAAATTATGATGAGGTTAAAGCAAAAGCGGAAAGAGTTAAAATTCGTGTAGATAATAGAGAAATGCCTCAAGGAAGTACTTTAAGTGATGCTCAAATTAAAACCATTGTAGATTGGGTAAATGAAGGTGCTTTAGATAATTAA